One region of Candidatus Angelobacter sp. genomic DNA includes:
- a CDS encoding MarC family protein yields the protein MTLPEYIVFALSSLFVIVDPIATVPAFLAMTPADTPEQRIRMARLACLVMAGVLLAFALMGRAIFHFLGITIPSFQMAGSVILLLIALDMLRAQRSRVQETPEETFAGAEKEDIAVTPLAVPMLAGPGAISTVILLHGRAAEDWSKQISLLGCIVAVALVTYLILALSARGAKWLSPIALRLTTRVMGLLLAAIAMQFFINALKELGLIKS from the coding sequence ATGACCCTGCCCGAATACATCGTATTCGCCCTCAGCTCGTTGTTTGTGATTGTGGATCCGATCGCAACGGTGCCGGCATTTCTGGCGATGACCCCGGCGGACACGCCGGAGCAGCGCATCCGCATGGCGCGGCTCGCGTGTCTGGTCATGGCCGGAGTCCTTCTCGCTTTCGCCCTGATGGGCCGCGCCATCTTTCACTTCCTCGGCATCACCATTCCGTCGTTTCAAATGGCCGGCAGCGTGATCCTGCTGCTCATCGCCCTCGACATGCTCCGCGCCCAACGGTCGCGCGTGCAGGAAACGCCGGAGGAAACCTTCGCAGGCGCCGAGAAAGAGGACATCGCCGTGACGCCGCTGGCCGTGCCGATGCTGGCCGGCCCCGGCGCAATCTCCACGGTCATCCTGCTTCATGGCCGGGCCGCAGAGGACTGGTCGAAACAGATTTCGCTGCTCGGCTGCATCGTGGCGGTGGCCCTGGTCACTTACCTCATTCTTGCCCTGTCAGCGCGCGGCGCGAAATGGCTCAGCCCGATCGCGCTGCGGCTTACGACCCGCGTCATGGGGCTGTTGCTGGCAGCCATCGCCATGCAATTCTTCATCAACGCGCTGAAAGAACTGGGGCTGATCAAATCTTGA